The Streptomyces sp. NL15-2K genome contains a region encoding:
- a CDS encoding helix-turn-helix transcriptional regulator — protein sequence MTTRPAADQHLRDLARLRRVRDRIDREYAQPLDVEALARGVNMSAGHLSRQFRLAYGESPYAYLMTRRIERAMALLRRGDLSVTEVCFEVGCASLGTFSTRFTELVGVPPSVYRSQAARATAGIPSCVAKQVTRPIRNREARAPGRA from the coding sequence GTGACCACCAGACCCGCCGCCGACCAGCACCTGCGCGACCTCGCGCGGCTGCGCCGCGTCCGCGACCGGATCGACCGGGAGTACGCGCAGCCGCTGGACGTCGAGGCGCTCGCCCGAGGCGTGAACATGTCGGCCGGGCACCTCAGCCGCCAGTTCCGGCTGGCCTACGGCGAGTCGCCGTACGCCTATCTGATGACGCGGCGCATCGAACGCGCGATGGCGCTGCTGCGGCGTGGCGACCTCAGTGTCACCGAGGTCTGCTTCGAGGTCGGCTGCGCGTCGCTGGGCACCTTCAGCACGCGCTTCACCGAGCTGGTCGGTGTGCCGCCCAGCGTCTACCGGAGCCAGGCGGCGCGGGCGACGGCGGGGATCCCGTCGTGCGTGGCGAAACAGGTGACCAGACCGATCAGGAATCGAGAAGCGCGGGCCCCCGGTCGCGCCTAG
- a CDS encoding VOC family protein, producing MDITIHASFLPHDDPDASLAFYRDTLGFEVRGDVGQGKMRWITVGPPGQPDTSILLAPPAADPGITDDERRTIAEMMAKGTYGWILLATADLDGTFERVQAGDTEVVQEPTKQPYGIRDCAFRDPAGNLIRIQERG from the coding sequence ATGGACATCACCATTCACGCGAGCTTCCTCCCGCACGACGACCCGGACGCCTCCCTGGCCTTCTACCGCGACACGCTCGGCTTCGAGGTCCGCGGCGACGTCGGACAGGGCAAGATGCGCTGGATCACGGTCGGCCCCCCTGGCCAGCCCGACACGTCCATCCTCCTGGCGCCGCCGGCCGCCGACCCCGGCATCACCGACGACGAGCGCCGCACCATCGCCGAGATGATGGCCAAGGGCACCTACGGCTGGATCCTGCTGGCCACCGCCGACCTCGACGGCACCTTCGAGCGGGTGCAGGCCGGCGACACCGAGGTCGTCCAGGAGCCGACCAAGCAGCCGTACGGCATCCGCGACTGCGCCTTCCGCGATCCCGCGGGCAATCTGATCCGCATCCAGGAGCGTGGCTGA
- a CDS encoding excinuclease ABC subunit UvrA, which yields MSMATRTDTRSPAPHVADSHDLIRVHGARENNLKDVSIEIPKRRLTVFTGVSGSGKSSLVFNTIAAESQRLINETYSAFVQGFMPTLARPEVDVLDGLTTAIIVDQQRMGADPRSTVGTATDANAMLRILFSRLGEPHIGPPSAYSFNTASVRASGAITVERGNKTKAQKATFNRTGGMCTRCEGRGKVSDIDLTQLYDDSKSIAEGAFTIPGWKSDSQWTVGLYAQSGFLDPNKPIRSFTKKEMQDFLYGEPTKVKVNGVNLTYEGLIPKIQKSFLSKDKEAMQPHIRAFVERAVTFTTCPECDGTRLSEGARSSKIKDISIADACAMEIRDLAEWVRGLDEPSVAPLLTALQQSLDSFVEIGLGYLALDRPAGTLSGGEAQRVKMIRHLGSSLTDTTYVFDEPTIGLHPHDIQRMNDLLLRLRDKGNTVLVVEHKPEVIAIADHVVDLGPGAGTAGGTVCYEGTVEGLRAGGTITGRHFDDRASLKETVRKPTGTLEIRGATTHNLQGVDVDIPLGVLCVVTGVAGSGKSSLVHGSVPASAGIVSVDQTPIRGSRRSNPATYTGLLDPIRKAFAKANGVKPALFSANSEGACPTCNGAGVVYVDLGMMAGVDTPCEDCEGKRFQASVLEYHLGGRDISEVLAMSVAEAEEFFGAGEARTPAAHAVLDRLADVGLGYLTLGQPLTTLSGGERQRLKLATHMAEKGGVYVLDEPTTGLHLADVQHLLGLLDRLVDSGKSVIVIEHHQAVMAHADWIIDLGPGAGHDGGRIVFEGTPGDLVTDRSTLTGEHLAAYVGG from the coding sequence ATGAGCATGGCCACGAGAACGGACACGCGGTCGCCCGCGCCGCATGTTGCCGACAGCCATGATCTGATCCGCGTGCACGGAGCGCGCGAGAACAACCTCAAGGATGTCAGCATCGAGATCCCGAAGCGCCGGCTGACGGTGTTCACCGGCGTCTCCGGCTCGGGCAAGAGCTCGCTGGTGTTCAACACGATCGCCGCGGAGTCGCAGCGGCTGATCAACGAGACCTACAGCGCCTTCGTGCAGGGTTTCATGCCGACGCTGGCGCGGCCCGAGGTCGACGTCCTCGACGGTCTGACGACAGCGATCATCGTCGACCAGCAGCGGATGGGTGCCGACCCCCGCTCCACGGTCGGCACCGCCACCGACGCCAACGCGATGCTGCGCATCCTCTTCAGCCGGCTCGGCGAGCCGCACATCGGCCCGCCCAGCGCGTACTCCTTCAACACCGCCTCGGTCCGGGCGAGCGGCGCGATCACCGTCGAGCGCGGCAACAAGACCAAGGCGCAGAAGGCGACCTTCAACCGCACCGGCGGCATGTGCACGCGCTGTGAAGGCCGGGGCAAGGTCTCCGACATCGACCTCACCCAGCTCTACGACGACTCCAAGTCGATCGCCGAGGGCGCGTTCACCATCCCCGGCTGGAAGTCGGACAGCCAGTGGACCGTGGGGCTCTACGCCCAGTCGGGCTTCCTCGATCCGAACAAGCCGATCCGCAGCTTCACCAAGAAGGAGATGCAGGACTTCCTCTACGGCGAACCGACCAAGGTGAAGGTCAACGGCGTCAACCTCACCTACGAAGGCCTGATCCCCAAGATCCAGAAGTCGTTCCTGTCCAAGGACAAGGAGGCGATGCAGCCGCACATCCGGGCGTTCGTGGAGCGGGCGGTCACCTTCACCACCTGCCCCGAGTGCGACGGCACCCGGCTCAGCGAGGGCGCCCGGTCGTCGAAGATCAAGGACATCAGCATCGCCGACGCGTGCGCGATGGAGATCCGCGACCTGGCCGAATGGGTCCGCGGCCTCGACGAGCCGTCGGTGGCCCCGCTGCTCACCGCGCTTCAGCAGAGCCTCGACTCGTTCGTGGAGATCGGCCTCGGCTACCTCGCGCTCGACCGGCCGGCCGGCACCCTGTCCGGCGGCGAGGCACAGCGCGTCAAGATGATCCGCCACCTCGGCTCCTCGCTCACCGATACGACCTACGTCTTCGACGAGCCCACCATCGGCCTGCACCCCCATGACATCCAGCGGATGAACGACCTGCTGCTGCGGCTGCGGGACAAGGGCAACACGGTGCTCGTCGTGGAGCACAAGCCGGAGGTGATCGCGATCGCCGACCATGTCGTCGACCTCGGTCCCGGCGCCGGTACGGCGGGCGGCACCGTCTGCTACGAGGGCACCGTCGAGGGGCTGCGGGCCGGCGGCACCATCACCGGCCGCCATTTCGACGACCGGGCCTCCCTCAAGGAGACGGTGCGCAAGCCCACCGGCACGCTGGAGATCCGCGGCGCGACCACGCACAACCTCCAGGGGGTCGACGTCGACATCCCGCTCGGGGTGCTCTGCGTGGTCACCGGCGTCGCCGGCTCCGGCAAGAGCTCGCTGGTCCACGGCTCCGTCCCCGCCTCCGCGGGCATCGTGTCGGTCGACCAGACGCCCATCCGCGGCTCGCGACGCAGCAACCCGGCGACGTACACCGGACTGCTCGACCCGATCCGCAAGGCGTTCGCGAAGGCCAACGGCGTGAAGCCGGCGCTGTTCAGCGCCAACTCCGAGGGCGCCTGCCCCACTTGCAACGGAGCCGGCGTCGTCTACGTCGACCTGGGCATGATGGCCGGCGTCGACACCCCCTGCGAGGACTGCGAGGGGAAGCGGTTCCAGGCATCGGTGCTGGAATACCACCTCGGCGGCCGCGACATCAGCGAGGTGCTCGCGATGTCGGTGGCCGAGGCCGAGGAGTTCTTCGGCGCCGGCGAGGCGCGCACCCCGGCCGCCCACGCCGTCCTCGACCGGCTCGCCGACGTCGGGCTCGGCTACCTCACCCTCGGCCAGCCGCTCACCACGCTGTCCGGCGGCGAGCGGCAGCGGCTCAAGCTGGCCACCCACATGGCCGAGAAGGGCGGCGTGTACGTCCTCGACGAGCCGACCACCGGCCTCCACCTCGCCGACGTCCAGCACCTGCTCGGCCTGCTCGACCGGCTGGTCGACTCCGGCAAGTCGGTCATCGTCATCGAGCACCACCAGGCGGTCATGGCGCACGCCGACTGGATCATCGACCTCGGCCCCGGCGCCGGCCACGACGGCGGCCGGATCGTCTTCGAGGGCACACCCGGCGACCTCGTCACCGACCGCTCCACACTCACCGGCGAGCACCTCGCGGCCTACGTCGGCGGCTGA
- a CDS encoding toxin-antitoxin system, toxin component, PIN family protein, translating into MPPEFFLDRNLGRRVAEGLRVCGWTVHRIGDVFPDDGQDVPDEEWITHGLDRSWVPLSKDGRIKTRDLEIRPVLEREAVLFYVDNQQLRSVEMVERLVARRDAMHRAVEKGGPAAYAVRHDRIERTWP; encoded by the coding sequence TTGCCGCCTGAGTTCTTCCTCGACCGGAATCTCGGTCGTCGTGTCGCAGAGGGGCTGAGGGTCTGCGGGTGGACGGTTCACCGCATCGGGGACGTCTTCCCGGACGACGGGCAGGACGTTCCTGACGAGGAGTGGATCACTCACGGTCTCGACCGGTCCTGGGTCCCGCTGTCGAAGGACGGGCGGATCAAGACCCGCGACCTGGAGATCCGGCCTGTTCTGGAGCGTGAGGCGGTGCTGTTCTACGTGGACAACCAGCAGCTTCGCAGCGTCGAGATGGTTGAACGGCTCGTCGCACGCCGTGACGCGATGCACCGGGCCGTCGAGAAGGGCGGTCCGGCAGCGTACGCCGTGCGACATGACCGTATTGAGCGGACCTGGCCCTGA
- a CDS encoding DUF433 domain-containing protein, producing MVDRFQDGLLTPRETASYLQIPQSTLTSWLKGKAAGAPLVHQVEPVRKGQPSVPFIAVAEAHVLRSLRSLGLRMSEIREAAAAVRDAFDTPYGLVSKRIATDGVDIFIEHGWGDLRRARDGQVPIHEVVSDYLRYLIWEPGDDFPSSLRLRQYPDSVPVVIDPRFGHGLPVVAANRVTVQAITDLWEAGETVEDIAYDYDMTPEQVDALCKAVVHLAA from the coding sequence ATGGTCGACAGGTTCCAGGACGGGCTTCTGACACCCAGGGAAACGGCCTCCTACCTTCAGATCCCGCAGTCGACTCTCACCTCGTGGCTGAAGGGCAAGGCCGCTGGAGCACCGCTGGTTCACCAGGTAGAGCCGGTGAGGAAGGGACAGCCTTCCGTACCGTTCATCGCGGTGGCCGAGGCGCACGTCCTTCGCTCTCTGCGCTCCCTGGGACTCCGCATGAGCGAGATCAGGGAGGCAGCCGCCGCCGTGCGGGACGCCTTCGACACCCCCTACGGCCTCGTGTCCAAGCGGATCGCCACGGACGGCGTGGACATTTTCATCGAGCACGGCTGGGGAGATCTCCGGCGGGCCCGCGACGGCCAGGTCCCCATCCACGAAGTGGTCTCCGACTATCTCCGCTACCTGATCTGGGAGCCGGGCGACGACTTCCCCTCCAGCCTGCGGCTGAGGCAGTACCCGGACTCCGTCCCCGTCGTGATCGATCCGAGGTTCGGCCACGGTCTCCCCGTGGTGGCCGCCAACCGCGTCACGGTCCAGGCCATCACCGACCTGTGGGAGGCCGGGGAAACCGTCGAGGACATCGCGTACGACTACGACATGACGCCTGAGCAGGTGGACGCGCTCTGCAAGGCAGTGGTGCACCTTGCCGCCTGA
- a CDS encoding DUF397 domain-containing protein — protein MEVADGFQEAVVPVRDSKVPHGPALCFEAYAWAAFIGELKAGQHRP, from the coding sequence GTGGAGGTGGCCGACGGATTCCAGGAGGCCGTCGTCCCCGTCCGTGACAGCAAGGTCCCGCACGGTCCGGCACTGTGCTTCGAAGCCTATGCCTGGGCCGCCTTCATAGGCGAGTTGAAGGCCGGGCAGCACCGTCCCTGA